The following coding sequences lie in one Peromyscus maniculatus bairdii isolate BWxNUB_F1_BW_parent chromosome 3, HU_Pman_BW_mat_3.1, whole genome shotgun sequence genomic window:
- the LOC102905478 gene encoding C-type lectin domain family 4 member A-like isoform X2 yields MASEITYAEVKFKNESKSSGTYSDSAKAPKVKPTPHLIYFQKYSQLFEEKKALSLTHKVITHKELTCKKDDPPTSVWSCCPKDWKLFSSHCYYISTDSASWSGSEENCSSMGAHLMVIHSQEEQDFITKILDPKAAYYLGLSDPGHRQWRWVDQTPYNESATFWHPGEPSSDNEQCVIINHPYSGWGWNDALCSGKQKFVCQMKKISL; encoded by the exons ATGGCTTCAGAAATCACCTATGCAGAAGTGAAGTTCAAGAATGAATCCAAATCCTCAGGCACCTACTCAGATTCTgctaaag CTCCCAAAGTGAAGCCCACCCCTCATCTAA tttattttcaaaaatactctcaactttttgaagaaaaaaaagctcTAAGTTTAACTCACAAAGTTATAACTCACAAAGAATTGACCTGCAAAAAAGACGATCCACCAACATCTG TCTGGAGCTGTTGCCCAAAGGATTGGAAGCTATTTAGTTCCCACTGCTACTACATTTCCACTGATTCGGCATCTTGGAGTGGGAGTGAGGAGAACTGCTCCAGCATGGGTGCTCATCTGATGGTGATCCACAGCCAGGAGGAGCAG GATTTTATCACCAAGATCCTGGATCCTAAAGCTGCTTATTATCTTGGCCTTTCGGATCCAGGTCACCGACAGTGGCGATGGGTTGATCAGACACCATACAATGAAAGTGCCAC gttctggcaCCCAGGTGAGCCCAGCAGTGACAACGAACAATGTGTTATAATAAATCATCCATATTCTGGTTGGGGCTGGAATGACGCCCTTTGTAGTGGTAAACAGAAGTTTGTTTGTCAGATGAAGAAAATATCCTTATGA
- the LOC102905478 gene encoding C-type lectin domain family 4 member A-like isoform X1, producing MASEITYAEVKFKNESKSSGTYSDSAKAPKVKPTPHLSKPGRPLLLFISLMALFLLLAITFLAAFIFYFQKYSQLFEEKKALSLTHKVITHKELTCKKDDPPTSVWSCCPKDWKLFSSHCYYISTDSASWSGSEENCSSMGAHLMVIHSQEEQDFITKILDPKAAYYLGLSDPGHRQWRWVDQTPYNESATFWHPGEPSSDNEQCVIINHPYSGWGWNDALCSGKQKFVCQMKKISL from the exons ATGGCTTCAGAAATCACCTATGCAGAAGTGAAGTTCAAGAATGAATCCAAATCCTCAGGCACCTACTCAGATTCTgctaaag CTCCCAAAGTGAAGCCCACCCCTCATCTAAGTAAGCCTGGTCGCCCCTTGCTGCTCTTTATATCACTGATGGCACTTTTCCTGCTCTTGGCAATCACATTCTTGGCTGCTTTTATCT tttattttcaaaaatactctcaactttttgaagaaaaaaaagctcTAAGTTTAACTCACAAAGTTATAACTCACAAAGAATTGACCTGCAAAAAAGACGATCCACCAACATCTG TCTGGAGCTGTTGCCCAAAGGATTGGAAGCTATTTAGTTCCCACTGCTACTACATTTCCACTGATTCGGCATCTTGGAGTGGGAGTGAGGAGAACTGCTCCAGCATGGGTGCTCATCTGATGGTGATCCACAGCCAGGAGGAGCAG GATTTTATCACCAAGATCCTGGATCCTAAAGCTGCTTATTATCTTGGCCTTTCGGATCCAGGTCACCGACAGTGGCGATGGGTTGATCAGACACCATACAATGAAAGTGCCAC gttctggcaCCCAGGTGAGCCCAGCAGTGACAACGAACAATGTGTTATAATAAATCATCCATATTCTGGTTGGGGCTGGAATGACGCCCTTTGTAGTGGTAAACAGAAGTTTGTTTGTCAGATGAAGAAAATATCCTTATGA